The following are from one region of the Deinococcus terrestris genome:
- a CDS encoding C39 family peptidase, whose protein sequence is MRLDHRLRSLRIATGVSVLLLAFGTSATAQGQDYRTLRYQSVIGQTSDFTCGPAALATLLTHYYGRPVSEKTLTERSVADMQARGKEVVEGITLLSLRNALTTENVPSAGYKLTLEQLRGVMEAGLPVVANVVYPKGHYYLVLAVDDQNVLLADPSWGVRSQPIANFLNAWNGVVLMPQPSEAEAAQARAQVRQQLSKYRERIERLKTGA, encoded by the coding sequence ATGCGTCTGGACCATAGATTGAGAAGCTTGCGGATTGCGACAGGTGTGTCTGTTCTGCTGCTTGCCTTTGGTACGAGCGCAACTGCACAAGGACAGGATTACCGCACCCTCCGCTACCAGTCCGTCATCGGCCAGACCTCGGACTTCACCTGTGGCCCTGCCGCTCTAGCCACCCTACTCACCCACTACTACGGGCGGCCGGTGTCCGAAAAAACCTTGACCGAGCGTTCCGTCGCGGACATGCAGGCACGCGGCAAGGAAGTGGTAGAAGGCATCACCCTGCTCTCGCTCAGGAACGCCCTGACCACCGAGAACGTCCCCTCGGCAGGGTACAAGCTCACGCTGGAGCAACTGCGCGGCGTGATGGAAGCGGGGCTGCCCGTCGTGGCGAACGTCGTCTACCCGAAGGGGCACTACTACTTGGTGCTGGCAGTGGACGACCAGAACGTGCTGCTGGCCGATCCCAGTTGGGGCGTGCGGTCGCAACCCATCGCCAACTTCCTCAACGCCTGGAACGGTGTTGTCTTGATGCCGCAGCCCTCCGAAGCGGAAGCCGCTCAGGCCCGCGCACAGGTGAGGCAGCAACTCAGCAAGTACCGCGAACGAATCGAACGTCTGAAAACAGGAGCCTGA
- a CDS encoding cysteine peptidase family C39 domain-containing protein, giving the protein MNTPHQTNQSVVGQTTDFTCGPAALATLLTHYYGRPASEEAFTERSITESRNAPLQGRTL; this is encoded by the coding sequence ATGAATACTCCTCACCAGACAAACCAGTCCGTCGTCGGCCAGACCACCGACTTCACTTGTGGTCCAGCCGCCCTCGCCACCCTGCTGACCCACTACTACGGGCGGCCCGCATCCGAGGAAGCCTTTACCGAGCGTTCCATCACCGAAAGCAGAAACGCACCTCTTCAAGGGCGCACTCTTTGA
- a CDS encoding sensor histidine kinase codes for MVRAYLNRPEVQAFLQRPRVTPIVLFAGLGILVTFLRSLVLNPAETATLPLLDAGSVLLRLVVAVLWFAAVLWAIRPGERGRAEQALLILGTLAFSILAVWVDRPAAVLMATPIVARYWLTLRQSLGLFTALFVGSLLIYTLIPPLPTLASPQEWFGLLGLVVVTLTQGGFTYAAFEFMLQNEEKQVSLRRAYRELQAYRSLELRHAALEERAHLSRELHDTLGHQLTALRLEAQRVRKLQQRAGGTDPQVTTSLNNVMARSGEALEQLQEVVSTLKVPQLDGTLHQALRDLVQTWPTQVNLSLAREEPELPSSHKLALYRGLQEALTNAQKHAPGQPIAARLSGDDRQLSLSVRNPLNLARHGWSEHRRGGAGLAGLRSRFEALGGSVQVTQDKEVFEVCLTLPIPAQS; via the coding sequence ATGGTGCGCGCGTATCTGAACCGCCCGGAGGTCCAGGCGTTTCTCCAACGTCCCCGGGTAACCCCCATCGTGCTGTTCGCGGGCCTGGGCATACTGGTCACCTTCCTGCGCAGCCTGGTCCTCAATCCAGCGGAAACGGCCACACTGCCTCTGTTGGACGCCGGGAGTGTGTTGCTGCGCCTGGTGGTGGCGGTGCTGTGGTTCGCGGCGGTTCTATGGGCCATCCGGCCCGGTGAACGTGGGCGGGCAGAGCAAGCCCTGCTGATCCTGGGCACGCTGGCGTTCTCCATCCTGGCGGTCTGGGTGGACCGCCCGGCGGCGGTGTTGATGGCCACGCCCATCGTGGCGCGTTACTGGTTGACCCTGCGCCAGTCCCTCGGCCTGTTCACGGCCCTGTTCGTCGGCAGCCTGCTGATCTACACCCTGATTCCCCCGCTGCCGACCCTCGCCAGCCCGCAGGAATGGTTCGGTCTGCTGGGGCTGGTGGTCGTCACGTTGACCCAGGGCGGCTTCACCTACGCGGCGTTCGAGTTCATGCTCCAGAACGAGGAGAAACAGGTGTCCCTGCGCCGAGCCTACCGTGAGTTGCAGGCCTACCGGTCGCTGGAATTGCGGCACGCGGCTCTGGAGGAACGCGCCCACCTCTCGCGGGAGCTGCACGACACGCTGGGGCATCAACTGACCGCCCTGCGGCTGGAGGCTCAGCGCGTCCGCAAGCTCCAGCAGAGGGCGGGCGGCACCGATCCCCAGGTCACGACTTCCCTGAACAACGTGATGGCCCGCAGTGGTGAGGCCTTGGAACAGCTTCAGGAGGTGGTGTCCACCCTGAAGGTGCCGCAACTCGACGGCACGCTGCACCAAGCCTTACGTGATCTGGTCCAGACCTGGCCTACCCAGGTAAACCTGAGCCTGGCGCGCGAGGAACCCGAGTTGCCGTCCTCGCATAAACTCGCCCTGTACCGGGGTTTGCAGGAGGCCCTGACCAACGCCCAGAAGCACGCGCCCGGGCAGCCCATCGCGGCCCGGCTGTCCGGGGACGACCGGCAACTCTCCCTCTCCGTCCGCAATCCCCTGAACCTCGCCCGGCACGGCTGGAGCGAACACCGACGCGGGGGCGCGGGCCTGGCCGGACTGCGTTCGCGTTTCGAGGCGCTGGGCGGTTCAGTTCAGGTGACTCAAGACAAGGAGGTCTTCGAGGTATGTCTGACCCTGCCTATCCCCGCCCAGTCGTGA
- a CDS encoding response regulator: MSDPAYPRPVVTPLRVLIVDDQPLVRQGLASLLDLEDDVQVLAQAENGQQALHLAGELHPDVVLMDVRMPVMDGIQATAEFRRRNGPPVVLLTTFEEVEDMTGGLNAGAAGYLFKSAEIDEILDALWRVHRGEKVIHPRVAQALAQQLRVPARLEPSGALTEREVQVIRALAAGQPNKRIGQQMGISEGTVKVHVSNILAKLGAGNRTEAVRRAMELGLLGDETGG; this comes from the coding sequence ATGTCTGACCCTGCCTATCCCCGCCCAGTCGTGACGCCCCTGCGGGTCCTGATCGTGGATGACCAACCGCTCGTGCGGCAGGGTCTGGCCTCACTGCTCGACCTGGAAGACGACGTTCAGGTGCTGGCCCAGGCCGAGAACGGACAGCAGGCCCTGCACCTGGCAGGTGAGTTGCATCCCGACGTGGTGTTGATGGACGTGCGGATGCCGGTGATGGATGGTATCCAGGCGACGGCAGAGTTTCGCCGGAGGAATGGTCCCCCGGTGGTGCTGCTGACCACCTTCGAGGAGGTGGAAGACATGACGGGCGGTCTGAATGCCGGGGCGGCGGGCTACCTGTTCAAGAGCGCGGAGATCGACGAGATTCTGGACGCGCTGTGGCGCGTCCACCGGGGCGAGAAGGTCATCCATCCCCGCGTCGCCCAGGCGCTCGCGCAGCAGTTGCGGGTGCCCGCCCGCCTGGAACCCAGCGGTGCCCTGACCGAGCGCGAGGTGCAGGTGATCCGCGCCCTGGCCGCCGGACAGCCCAACAAACGCATCGGGCAGCAGATGGGGATCAGCGAGGGGACCGTGAAGGTCCATGTAAGCAACATCCTGGCGAAGCTGGGCGCGGGCAACCGCACCGAGGCGGTGCGGCGGGCGATGGAACTGGGGCTGCTAGGGGATGAGACCGGAGGCTGA